A single genomic interval of Staphylococcus hyicus harbors:
- a CDS encoding glycerol-3-phosphate responsive antiterminator, giving the protein MKTTILPAIRSMKSLEKLTQTDYETCVLLDTHIGHLKSVMQFIHSKHLQPFIHIDLIKGMSHDEYACEYIIQSYKPQGIVSTKTKVIKKAKALGVITIFRVFIIDSHALERSIHLIQRIEPDFVEVLPGIADKVIARIYNETGVKVIAGGLINTEEEVKAAIDSGATYVTTSDESLW; this is encoded by the coding sequence TTGAAAACTACTATTTTACCCGCGATTCGCTCAATGAAAAGCTTGGAAAAATTGACGCAAACGGATTACGAAACGTGTGTCTTACTTGATACGCATATTGGACATTTAAAAAGTGTGATGCAGTTTATTCATAGTAAACATTTACAGCCTTTCATTCATATCGATTTAATCAAAGGGATGAGTCATGATGAATACGCTTGTGAATATATTATCCAATCATATAAGCCCCAAGGCATTGTATCTACGAAAACAAAAGTAATAAAAAAAGCAAAAGCTCTTGGTGTGATTACGATATTTCGAGTTTTTATTATAGATAGTCATGCGCTTGAAAGAAGTATTCACCTCATTCAACGCATCGAACCAGATTTTGTAGAAGTACTACCAGGTATCGCGGATAAAGTCATTGCGCGCATTTATAACGAAACAGGAGTTAAGGTCATTGCCGGCGGACTTATTAATACCGAAGAGGAAGTAAAGGCAGCCATTGATAGTGGCGCAACGTATGTGACAACGAGTGATGAATCGTTGTGGTAA
- the mutL gene encoding DNA mismatch repair endonuclease MutL yields the protein MGRIRTLHTSLANKIAAGEVVERPSSVVKELLENSIDAGATEINIEVIESGIAEIRIVDNGSGIEQDDLPLVFHRHATSKLVEDDDLFHIRTLGFRGEALASIASVAKVTLQTSTDGIEGYEVYAEEGVIQEQKPAKAKKGTDIKVSALFYNTPARLKYIKSLYTELGKITDIVNRMAMSHPNIRMSLKNDGKTMLQTNGSGRTNEVMAEIYGMKVARDLVEITGETSDYRIHGFVAKPEHSRSNRHYISLFINGRYIKNFVLNKAVVEGYHTLLTIGRFPIVYINIEMDPILVDVNVHPTKLEVRLSKEEQLYTLIVEKIKAAFKQKVLIPKNDLSAKYQPKKVLKQFEQQKMAFERQQQQPTFKIEEHSTHEAKNVQPSSVDESYANTQADLYGNEDKEAFNNSQQNTQLNQQDVMYEQAQRDVLSTMDDTHISIDHPQSIQDPESQSNPTPRIPYMEVVGQVHGTYIVAQNDEGMYLIDQHAAQERIKYEYFRDKIGEVSNENQNLLIPLTFTFTKDEQLFIEENIDALQRAGIFLEPFGGHDYIVNSYPVWFPKEAVEETIKDIVNYALEHKTVNIAKFREELAIMMSCKKSIKANHYLKHNEMADLIDQLRQMEDPFTCPHGRPIIINFTNYELERLFKRIQ from the coding sequence ATGGGGCGCATTAGAACTTTACACACGTCACTCGCAAATAAAATTGCGGCCGGCGAAGTGGTTGAAAGACCAAGTTCTGTCGTAAAAGAGCTTTTAGAAAACAGTATTGACGCCGGAGCGACTGAAATTAATATAGAAGTTATAGAATCAGGAATTGCTGAAATTCGTATTGTCGATAATGGTTCGGGTATTGAGCAAGATGATTTACCACTTGTGTTTCATCGTCATGCGACAAGTAAATTAGTTGAAGATGACGATTTATTTCATATTCGAACGTTAGGATTTCGAGGCGAAGCATTAGCAAGTATTGCATCTGTTGCTAAAGTTACATTACAAACGTCTACCGATGGGATTGAAGGTTACGAGGTGTATGCAGAAGAGGGTGTGATTCAAGAACAAAAGCCCGCTAAAGCAAAAAAGGGTACAGATATAAAAGTAAGCGCACTGTTTTATAATACGCCTGCAAGACTCAAATATATTAAAAGTTTGTATACAGAATTAGGCAAAATCACAGATATTGTGAATCGCATGGCGATGAGCCATCCTAACATTCGCATGTCGCTAAAAAATGATGGTAAGACGATGCTACAAACGAATGGTTCAGGTCGCACAAATGAAGTTATGGCTGAAATATATGGCATGAAAGTCGCACGTGATTTAGTAGAAATTACTGGAGAAACAAGCGATTATCGAATTCACGGATTTGTAGCAAAGCCCGAGCATTCTAGGAGTAACCGACATTATATTTCATTATTCATTAATGGACGCTATATTAAAAATTTTGTTCTCAATAAAGCAGTGGTTGAAGGGTATCACACGTTACTCACCATCGGTCGCTTTCCAATCGTTTATATCAATATTGAAATGGATCCGATACTAGTAGATGTCAATGTGCATCCCACAAAGTTAGAAGTGCGCTTATCAAAAGAAGAGCAACTGTACACACTCATTGTTGAAAAAATTAAAGCGGCATTTAAGCAAAAGGTGCTTATTCCGAAAAATGATCTTAGCGCTAAATATCAACCCAAAAAGGTGTTGAAACAATTTGAGCAACAAAAGATGGCTTTTGAGCGTCAACAGCAACAACCAACGTTTAAAATTGAAGAACATTCTACTCATGAAGCAAAAAACGTACAGCCTTCATCAGTCGACGAATCCTATGCTAATACTCAAGCTGATTTATATGGAAATGAAGATAAAGAAGCGTTTAATAATTCGCAGCAAAATACGCAATTGAATCAACAGGATGTAATGTATGAACAAGCGCAACGCGATGTTTTATCGACAATGGATGACACGCATATTTCTATAGACCATCCTCAATCGATTCAAGACCCCGAATCGCAATCAAACCCAACACCACGTATTCCATACATGGAAGTAGTTGGTCAAGTGCATGGAACGTATATTGTGGCACAAAATGATGAGGGGATGTATTTAATCGATCAACATGCTGCGCAAGAACGCATTAAATATGAATATTTTAGAGACAAAATTGGTGAAGTAAGCAATGAAAACCAAAACTTACTTATCCCGTTAACTTTTACGTTTACGAAAGACGAACAACTTTTTATCGAAGAAAATATTGATGCGCTTCAACGAGCAGGTATTTTTTTGGAACCGTTTGGTGGCCACGATTATATTGTTAATAGTTATCCTGTATGGTTTCCTAAAGAAGCGGTGGAAGAAACGATTAAAGATATTGTAAATTATGCGCTTGAACATAAGACAGTAAATATTGCGAAATTCAGAGAAGAACTGGCGATTATGATGAGTTGTAAAAAATCAATTAAGGCCAATCATTATTTAAAACATAATGAAATGGCTGATTTGATTGACCAGTTAAGACAAATGGAAGATCCATTTACATGTCCTCATGGCAGACCGATCATTATTAATTTTACAAATTATGAGTTAGAACGACTGTTTAAACGTATACAATAA